The genome window ggctgggggttggaacccaagtccttaagcATCAGTATATGTGTGCCCTCAcacaagtatgccaccacctggcccctgtgaactttactgagagagagagagatacagagagtgaggagagggggctaggcgatggtgcacctggttaaacattcacattacagtatacaaggacctaggttcaagcccctggtccctacctgcagggggaatgtttcacaagtggtgaagcagagctgtgggtttctctctgtcgctctccctatctcccccggatctctcaatttctctctgcttttatccaatagtaaataaataaaaatattaaaaaaaaaaaagagggagaaagaccagcTGACCAAgaccaagagcactgctcagccctgtcttatggtggtactgggaattgaacctgggtcatcagagtcttaagcatgaaagactattatgctatctccccagcccatggcttttattttttatctgtttACACACATAGAGCAATCTTGCCTGAAGAATATTCACATGTGCTGTATAGAATTGGACTCATTGGtcaggttttattttgtttatctttgttttatggaatagagacagacatctgaagcaccgcttcactgctcatgaagcttcccccttgccagtgagggctaggggcttgaaccctgggtctttgcacacagtaacatgtgcaatcaaatGACGCACCACCACCTTCCCCCTCCATGCAGTGCATTGAAATGAGAAGCACGATTAGTTAGGCAACAGGTCCTAATGAGCTGGAGATGAAAACTTGCTTTCTGAGACAGAGCTAGAAAATGCTAAATGTGAAGAAATGCACCATGTCCTTGGGTCCTGTCATTTTTACGAGGCTTTGCCAATGCTGAGCCTGGATGGAAAGAAGAGAAGCCAAACTGACAACTGACAGAGCTGATGGTTCTTTCTCCTCAACCCACCCTGCACTGTCAGGTgtggctcgggggggggggggggggctacagtTAAGAGtaaagttgttggtacatatgtaaatttcccagttttctgcaagatattttaaccccccacctaggtcctcctccattatcatgcaccaggacctaaaagtaccccccacccccgtcttttactttggtgcaatgcaccaattccagtccaagctctgttttgtgtttccccttccgtTCTTATTtatcagcttctgcctgtgagtgagatcctcccacattcatccttctctttctggcttatctcacttaacacgattctctctttttcttccagagcttggtgcctgtactacgaatccaatgttcctgtggccattatatatatatatatatatatatatatatatatatgttttggataggacagagagaaattgagaggggagagaaagatatagaaggagatagagagatacctgcagaactgtttcactgcttgtgaagaaagcctttcccccactgcaggtggggagtcaggggctaaaagcaggtccttgtgcttcatactatgtgtttaacctggtgcaccattgcccagacccttaacatgattctttcaaatacttcttttttatatatataaagagagaaataggactgggtagtgacacacctagttgagagcacacctcactatgtataaggacctgggttcaaacccctggttcccacctgcaggggggaagcttctctctcccttcctttttcctctccctccctatttcctctttccctctcaattgctctctgtctttatccaataaaaataaataagacatttaaaGAGGGAGCACCAGCACATCAGTCTAACatgtgtggtgctagggatcagaCTCCAGGGCCTCACACCTACACGTCCTGAGTCTTATCCCTGTGTACCCTCCCAGGCCGCCATTCTGAGCTCTTGAAGTTGCCTGAATGACAAGTCAATGGAACCCCAGTCATTGGTCCCAAGCAGAGTGTCTGGAATTAATTAATCAGCCAACCCATTAATTAATGCAAATAACCCCTAGGAGCTGTGAAAGAGCCTGAACAGGGCTGCAGGAACATGTGGGGTGccccctcctcctgcaggggcCAGCCGCTCTGCCACTGTCCCCTCCATGCTGGCCTGGTTCCCAGAGCCCTCGGCCCTCCCCTCTGATGTGAGGAGGAGGCGGTGTAGGACTGGGTGCAGGCATGGGTGGGTTCTGTGTGAGAGGGGTGGGGCTTGGGCatgggacagagctagaagggatGTCACTCTGGGTGGCCTCTCTGAGTTTGGAGGGGAGAACCAGGGATTGTGCTCAGTCCATGCTTATCCCAAGCACTGCAGCAGGTGCCTCCTACTCCCTCATATACAAACCCCACCTGCTGCCTTGATTTGCAGAAAGTGATCCATATAATGCAGTTTAATCTGTGGCCTCCTAGGAAGTTGGGGAGCCCCCAGCATTTTGGGGGGCCCAAGTTTGCCCTGTGACcacaatgctttcttcccttatcCTCTCACTCCATCTGTGTTTGCCACAGCATTTCCTGGGACACCCCAGGATCCCACAAAGAATGGTCAACCTGGCTCGTTCTTGGGCACAAAGCCACCAAGTTCAACACACCTGGCCTGGTGCTGTTCCAGATGCAGCAAAgggcagccaccaccaccaccactcccgcCCCCCCTCCTTGGGAAGAGCCACCTGTCACTTCATTCTGGGACTTTTCCCTGTCTGGAGAACGTGCCTGGCGATGAGTGCATGTGGCAACTGTCACTattccaccccaccaccaccccccatcacCATGTGGCTAAGTCCCTCCTGTCACTTCTTGCAAGCAGAGCTGTGTTGCTTTCCTTCATGTGGAGAGATGGGCGCAGGGGAGAGTCTCAGCCTGCCAGGATCAGGTTGAAGGGCCAACCCCAGCTAGCATGTGCagactgtgtgaccttgggcacatTGCTTAACctttctgggcctcagtgcctcctTTCCAAAGCGGCTGGGGTACTGTCACTTCTCCCTCCGAGTGTTGCTGTGGGGTTTCTGCTGTGAGATGTGGTTGGCAGGGGGTCAAGCCCTAGCACATGTGCCCTAAGTGTTCACTTTTAGTTGTGCTTGTCAGCTTTGGGTTATTGCTAaaatttggtgcctgcatgatggctCCACAActctcagtggccttttttttttcttttttccttatagagacagaaggaaataagAGGGAGAGTggtcaggagagagagggagagagacagacacctggagctctgctccactgcttatgaagctgctCCCAcgtgggtgggaactgggggcttgaacccaggtcctcacatatggtagcatgtgcactctactgggtgtgccacagcccctAGGGTTCACTTTTAGTATTAATTCCATCAGTAGTCCACAGGCTTCCTTACTGAATCAGTACTTTTGCCAAGAAAATGGTCGGAACCCAAATCCAAGCCCCATTGTGTCTGGACCAGTCACGCATAGCCAGTCCTAGTGGAGCCCGAGCTTGGACGTTTCCTCACTCTACCTAGGTGGAAACAAAGGTTCCCAGGGCTTGGAGACTTCCTCATGGTCCCACAGAGGGTTCAAATCTTGGGTGACCTCATCTGTCATTCTGACAGCTAAGTGCCTCCACTGAGGTGGAACAGAATTGGCTCATGAAACTGCTTGACCAGCCATGGGAAAGTATAACTTGGGCCTggagtcattcattcattcattcattcattcagtgtgTCCTGGTGTTTGAACACACAGCatgtcctggtgtgtgtgtgtgtgtgtgtgtgtgtgtgtgtgtgtgtgtgtgtgtgtgtgttatgtttgGCTAGAGCTCCTGGTGTGTGTGTCCCACATCCTCTTCCCACCTTGGCTGGTGTGGGCAAGGAATAGTGTGGTTGTTCGCTTCATgcctggctcccctgcagggctGATGCCAGCCTGCACTTCCCAGAGGGCAGCAGCCTCCTGCAGAGCTCGCACTGGGAAGAGCCTCAGCGTGCACGTACCCTGGAACAGATCTGCAGTGTGTTCCGTGTGGACCTGGGCCAGATGCGCTCTCTCCGCCTGTTCTTCAGGTGAGGCATTCCTGGGGCTGTTCACCTGTGCCCCCAGTGTTGGTCTCCACCAGTACCAGGCAAGGAGCTTGGGGATGGGACAGCTGCAAGTGGCTCTGTGGTGACCATGTGTCTAGGAAATCatgtttttgttcttatttttgccACTATGGCCATTGCTGGACCTCAGTGCCTACTTGAtggatccaccacttctggtgaccattttattccctcccccattttttttgttgttgttgtttgtttttggttttttccctttttttgacagagaaattgagaggagaagaggagataggagtgagaaagggagacaccttcagcactagtgaagcttgcccctgcaggttgggatggaggctcaaacccaggttcttgctcaactcagtccaccactgcctggccccaagtcttttcttttgctctttgtctttgttgtttttattcagggacgggaatcaaacccaggacttgaacAATGCAAGGCAAGCTTGTGCTCTGCTGCTGCACTATTTCCCTAGCCTAACacctttcttgttttttcttattcttaaattttatttatttatttatttatttatatgtttatgaaagtgatacagaaagatacagagaaagacagaccagaacactgctcagctctggcttatgataggaTGGTATTgggaattggacctgggactccagagcttcaggcatgaaagtcttttacagaaccattgtgctgtctccccagtcctcccaTCTCCACAGGGTCATCTCTATTGTTGTCTTGCCCGACAGCTGCATCAATTCCATCTCTGAAAGGCAGAGGGACCCACCACTAAGAGCCTGTGCAGGCATGTCACCAGTGGGGCAGAGAGATCCCCCTGCCTTTACAGATAGTGAACCAAACTCCCTGGGGATTCTCCCAGCATGTCCTGCAGGAAAGAGGCAGCTCGCCTAGTTCCTCAAACTCTGGATTCAAGCTCTAATGCCACCCAGCTGTGTCGCCcacaccctacccccacccaccatTGGGGaccagccagagagagagaagagagaaagaagggtggCCATTGTCCACCAGGGGTGGGGACAGAAGTGCTGCCTGGCTGGACCCCAAGAGCTAGAACAGTCCAGCCTCCTGGGTGCTCCCTGGGAGGGAGCTCTTTAGGCTTCTCCATCCAAAAAGGGGGTGATGGCTTCTATACGGCTGTGAGTCTGTCCTTTACTGCCAACAACTCCCAACTCATCAGCAACTCGTGTTTTCTCTGACTACTCAGGATACCCTGCTCCTCATTTGTGCCTCCTgttcataaatttttttttctctccacaccCCGGGCAGTGATGAGGCCTGTACCAGCGGTcagctggtggtggccagccggGAGAGCCAGTACAAGGTGCTCCATTTCCACCATGGTGGCTTGGACAAGCTTTCAGAAGTGTTCCAGCAGTGGAAGTACTGCACTGAGACAAACCTCAAAGACCAGGTAGCCCCAGGTGTCCTCAGACTCCCAGCTACCCCCCAACCCCAATACATGGGGGCCAGGGGTCCTGGTCCTCTTCTCCAACGTCGTGGGCAGGGACCCAACATCCCAGGGTGATGGAATTAACAACCCCTCCGGACTGGAACCCTGTGCCCATCCCTCTGGAAGTCAGGGCCCCCGCACTGGCAAAATCATGTTTTGACAAGGCTTCCTGCCATATTTTGCTGACTCTCCATACAAATGGAGTAAGCGTTCTTTAATTATCTGCTCAAGATACGGGACTGTGCATATTAGGAGCGGGGCTGACTTTAAAATCCCCTTACTCCCCACCGAGTGTCCGGCTGGCTTCCCTTATTCTGTCAGCAGCGCCCCACTCCCCCTGCACCGAACAACCTTTGATTTCTGAATTAAGTGTCAGCTGCATTTTTGCTCGGCCTCGGTGACTGCCCTCCGCAAGGCCTGCCTGGCAGCTCCCGACCCAAACAGGCTCCCTTTGTATGCGGCCAATCAAATGGATCGATTGCAGGCCACCGAGGCTTCCGTGCTGTCTGCCTCCTACCACCTTTGCAGCTCCCGGGGGCTCTGCGTCCTGGGGCGGCCGGTGTGCTGGAAGGTGTTTTCATTGGAATCGAGTCTAATTGTATTTGCCGTTGAGAGGGTCTAGTGAGGGGAAAACTTGACCACCTCTGCGGAGGACTGGGGGGAGGCTTTTAAATCCGGAAAGGGCTCCCTGGAAAAGCCGCTCCTCTAGGCTCGGGTCTCTCGCCCCCCTCCCCTCAACCACCAGGTCTCAGAAGAGAGGACCTGCATGCAGTTCTCCATCCGCCGCCCCAAGCTGCAGTCGTCGGAGGCGCACCCCGAGGAGAGTGCGCACCACCGGCTGGACGTGGCGGCCTGGCTGCGGCACCTGAACGAGCTGGgccaggtggaggaagagtacaAACTGCGCAAGGTGGGGGAACCCTGTGAGCCAGCCCCGATGAAgccatcacagccccgccccaagAGCGTTTGGGGGGACCCCCACGACTGAAATGCGCTGGCTCTgagtgaaggaaagaaaaaaacagcaacatTTCCCAAACCAGGGATTAGCCTTAATCTGCGCGCGCCCCCCCGGGGGGGGGCATTGACATTGAAATGAGGCTGGTTTGTGTCCAGCCTGGGAATGGGGGGCCGGGGCTTTCCCGGCAAACAAGTGCAAATCGCCAGGGCCCTCAATCAAGGCGTCATTTGTAAGGTGGGGGCGCACCCTGGCCGCCCCAGGACGCAGAGCCCCCGGGGATTTGGGGGTGCTTTCAGCTGCCCTGTGGGGGCCCCTCCCCAGCTCGGGCTGCTTCCTACAGGCCATTTTCTTCGGCGGCATTGACGGGTCCATCCGGGGGGAGGTTTGGCCCTTCCTGCTGCGCTGCTACAGCCCGGAGTCCACTtcggaggagagggaggagctgCGCCTACGGAGGCGGAGGGAATACGCTCACATCCAGCAGAGGAGGTGCCTCcgcccttgccccccccccccgcggggtggggggagggggggaagccaCGCCCTGCAGCTCACAAATCCAGGCCACAGAATTCCTTCTCCACCCAGCCTGGATCTGGCACCCACTGAGAGTCCTCTGGGGTGCTTTCACTGTCACCGCTCACTACCAGTCATCGACTCCACCTGGGATGTTACATCATGGAATGAGCTAGGAGCTGCTGGGCTCGCAGCTGCAGCAgtgctcctgccccccccccacacacacacaagagcagGGGTGGGGTGTGCCTCTGTATAACTGTGCCTCCCCTTTACCCTACCCCCCAGGCTATCCATGCCCCCCGAGGAGCACAGAACTTTCTGGCGCAACGTGCAATTCACAgtggacaaggatgtggtgcgcACTGACCGCAGCAACCAGTTCTTCCGAGGGGAGGACAACCCCAATGTGGAGAGTATGAGGtattgcccccccacccccacgccagCCAGAGAATTCCCAGCCTGGTGGTGGACAACTCCTGTGGACCCCATGAGCCCTTCCCCAACTGCTGGCAgatccctccacccccactctgGGCTCTGGGTGTTCACTGAGCTCAGGCTTTTCTGGGCAGGTCCTGAtgccaaggaaggaaggaagggtatggggggagggaggctgcTTCAGGATAGGTGGGTGGTCCCTTGTTATCAGGCCACAGGCCACTGGGCCTGGGAAGCTTCGGATCTCTTCATGTTCTGCCATGTCCTGGCAAATAATTGCACAGATTAGCAGCCCATAAAAAATGTTCCTGCCAGCCCGGCTTTTGTGACAGGGAGACATGAAGCTGGCCATTCAGGactcattaccaccaccaccccagtcctATGAGTGGCTAATTGTGGGCCTCCCTGATTCTGGGTCGGGTGTGTGCACCTGCTAGCAGAGGCCACTCCTCCCCTaaggtggagacagagggggCCCAGGCAGCTCTAGTCATCTcctgatacacacacatacacacacatacacacacacacacacacacacacacacacacctgctgcaTCCCACCAGGAGGATCCTTCTCAACTATGCGGTGTACAACCCAGCTGTCGGCTACTCCCAGGGCATGTCGGACCTGGTGGCACCACTCTTGGCTGAGGTCCTGGACGAGGCTGACACCTTCTGGTGCTTCGTGGGCCTCATGCAGAACACCATCTTCATCAGCTCCCCAAGGGATGAGGACATGGAGAAGCAGCTGGTGAGGCCTAGATGGGCAGGAACCCCAAAGCTGGGCTATGTGGGACTCCCACTGGGGTGGCAGGGGAGGGCAGGCCTTGTCAGCCTTACAGAATGGACCCTGGGATGCATGTGGAGTTCACCCTACAGGGTCCCATAAGGGAGGGGCTCCTGGTGCTTGCCCTCCAGCCCACTGGGCAACAGTTCTTCTATCCTGAAGcagtctcccctcctcccatacccttctttccttccttggcCCCCTCACAGGGCAGACCAGGCAGCACTGAATGCTGAATGTTGGTGTGCCCAGAGTCTCCCCGCCCACCCAGGCAGGCTGTGGCAACTTGAGGCAGAGGAGAAGATGTAGGGGATGGGGGGCAAGAGCCCTGTGGTGGGTGAGGTGTTTGGTGGCAACCAGGCTACACGGGGGACATGGCTGAGACTTGGCTGAGTAAGTGTCTGGGCCTCGAGCACTGTGCACTGAACAGGGAGATAACTCAACCGGGAGGGCATCCACTTTGCAGtcctagttcaagctcccagtgcaTCACATAGAAGTTACACTAAAGAGAGTTTCAGCGTCGTGGtggtgcaccccccaccccagtagaaGATGAGGGATATCAGCTGAGGCTTCCAAGTAAAGCCAGAAGGGACATATGTAAGGTGGGGTACAGTTGAGGCACATGACCCCAGAGAGGAAGGAGTCTTTGCAGGCCTGCAATTGACCTTGCTGCCAGCTAGGCAGGACCCTCAAACATGATGCCATGAGGGGTTGAGGAACAAAGCCAGCTTATGTGTGGGGCTGGACA of Erinaceus europaeus chromosome 14, mEriEur2.1, whole genome shotgun sequence contains these proteins:
- the TBC1D16 gene encoding TBC1 domain family member 16 isoform X3 translates to MDQNFMRADASLHFPEGSSLLQSSHWEEPQRARTLEQICSVFRVDLGQMRSLRLFFSDEACTSGQLVVASRESQYKVLHFHHGGLDKLSEVFQQWKYCTETNLKDQVSEERTCMQFSIRRPKLQSSEAHPEESAHHRLDVAAWLRHLNELGQVEEEYKLRKAIFFGGIDGSIRGEVWPFLLRCYSPESTSEEREELRLRRRREYAHIQQRRLSMPPEEHRTFWRNVQFTVDKDVVRTDRSNQFFRGEDNPNVESMRRILLNYAVYNPAVGYSQGMSDLVAPLLAEVLDEADTFWCFVGLMQNTIFISSPRDEDMEKQLLYLRELLRLTHLRFYQHLVSLGEDGLQMLFCHRWLLLCFKREFSEAEALRIWEACWAHYQTDYFHLFICVAIIAIYGDDVIEQQLATDQMLLHFGNLAMHMNGELVLHKARSLLHQFRLRPQIPCSLHDLCKLCGPGMWDSGPIPAVECTGEHPASESCPYGGMVDAPSPQPPRDGKRGAKTTREGFSFRR
- the TBC1D16 gene encoding TBC1 domain family member 16 isoform X4 → MPSTRADASLHFPEGSSLLQSSHWEEPQRARTLEQICSVFRVDLGQMRSLRLFFSDEACTSGQLVVASRESQYKVLHFHHGGLDKLSEVFQQWKYCTETNLKDQVSEERTCMQFSIRRPKLQSSEAHPEESAHHRLDVAAWLRHLNELGQVEEEYKLRKAIFFGGIDGSIRGEVWPFLLRCYSPESTSEEREELRLRRRREYAHIQQRRLSMPPEEHRTFWRNVQFTVDKDVVRTDRSNQFFRGEDNPNVESMRRILLNYAVYNPAVGYSQGMSDLVAPLLAEVLDEADTFWCFVGLMQNTIFISSPRDEDMEKQLLYLRELLRLTHLRFYQHLVSLGEDGLQMLFCHRWLLLCFKREFSEAEALRIWEACWAHYQTDYFHLFICVAIIAIYGDDVIEQQLATDQMLLHFGNLAMHMNGELVLHKARSLLHQFRLRPQIPCSLHDLCKLCGPGMWDSGPIPAVECTGEHPASESCPYGGMVDAPSPQPPRDGKRGAKTTREGFSFRR
- the TBC1D16 gene encoding TBC1 domain family member 16 isoform X5, yielding MRSLRLFFSDEACTSGQLVVASRESQYKVLHFHHGGLDKLSEVFQQWKYCTETNLKDQVSEERTCMQFSIRRPKLQSSEAHPEESAHHRLDVAAWLRHLNELGQVEEEYKLRKAIFFGGIDGSIRGEVWPFLLRCYSPESTSEEREELRLRRRREYAHIQQRRLSMPPEEHRTFWRNVQFTVDKDVVRTDRSNQFFRGEDNPNVESMRRILLNYAVYNPAVGYSQGMSDLVAPLLAEVLDEADTFWCFVGLMQNTIFISSPRDEDMEKQLLYLRELLRLTHLRFYQHLVSLGEDGLQMLFCHRWLLLCFKREFSEAEALRIWEACWAHYQTDYFHLFICVAIIAIYGDDVIEQQLATDQMLLHFGNLAMHMNGELVLHKARSLLHQFRLRPQIPCSLHDLCKLCGPGMWDSGPIPAVECTGEHPASESCPYGGMVDAPSPQPPRDGKRGAKTTREGFSFRR